From Haemorhous mexicanus isolate bHaeMex1 chromosome 1, bHaeMex1.pri, whole genome shotgun sequence, one genomic window encodes:
- the SEM1 gene encoding 26S proteasome complex subunit SEM1, producing MRRAQARAGAGPGSGAGAAVAAGSQQARCGGARCGPSMSEKKQPVDLGLLEEDDEFEEFPAEDWTGLDEDEDAHVWEDNWDDDNVEDDFSNQLRAELEKHGYKMETS from the exons ATGCGCAGGGCGCAGGCGCGGGCCGGAGCCGGGCCCGGCAGCGGCGCAGGCGCGGCGGTGGCCGCGGGATCCCAGCAGGCTCGGTGCGGCGGGGCGCGGTGCGGGCCCAGCATGTCGGAGAAGAAGCAGCCGGTGGACCTGGGGCTCCTGGAGGAGGACGACGAGTTTGAGGAGTTCCCGGCTGAAG ATTGGACTGGTttagatgaagatgaagatgcaCATGTCTGGGAAGACAACTGGGATGATGACAATGTAGAAGATGATTTTTCCAATCAGTTaag AGCTGAATTAGAAAAACATGGATACAAGATGGAAACGTCATAG